The DNA window taccctaatCTATTTTCATATGTTtattttccctttatttaactagaaaagtcagttaagaaaaaaaaaatattttcaatgatggcttaggaaccgtgggtttactgccttgttcaggggcagaatgacataattttaccttgtcagctcggggattcgatcttgcaacatgtcggttacttgtccaatgctctaactactTGCACTATGCTCAACTGAACTGTAGATCCAAACCTTGTGTTCCCCGAAGAGACAGTTACTCTGTGTTCAGTAGGGTCTGACAGTATCTAGAGTTATAAGTGGTACAAAGACAAGAATGATAATGTAGTGTCCCAGTCTGTCAGACACACTATAACAGGAGACACCCTCACCATCAGTAGAGCTGCTGAGTCTGACCAGGGTCTCTACTGGtgtcagggagagagaagatcCAGACCCACATCTTCATCCATCAGTGATGATGTCTCTGTTACTGTGAATAGTGAGTCttttagttgttgttgttgttgttgttctcgtTGTTGTTATCTTATCACTCAAACCTATTGACATACCAACAGACTATCAGCCGTCGACAACACTGACTTCAGACAAAGAGAGTATATTCACAGGAGACAGTGTGACACTGAGCTGTACTGTAGAGTCTCCTGGATGGAAGTTTTACTGgtacagacacagaccagactcTACACCAGTAACCACAACCTCTGGATACTCCTACACACTCAGCAGGGTCAGTGTCTCTGATGGAGGACAGTACTGGTGCAGAGCTGGGAGAGGAGACCCAGTCTACTACACCCTGTACAGTGACCCAGTCCAGATAAACGTTACTGGTGAGTCGAAAACAGTTTTATGATAAATGAATGCTATTTTGTGAGTCAGGAGAGTACAGTAATGCTGTCAACGTCACAGTGATGAGCATCTGTTGTACAACATTCACagtgttttttttacatgtatgtaTGATATGATTTTCAGTTCTGTAACTGAATGTTTGCGTCTCATAAAATATCCACCCACCCTAAAAACACAGAACTCTTGAATTTCCCCCCTTGCTAGCACTGCCTTTCTGGTTGTTACTTTATTGAAGAAAAATGTACTTTCTaagactgagatatgtggttgtcccacctagctatctaactaactgtaagtcactctggacaaGAGCATCTGCTCAgtgactaaaatgtcaatgtaatAATGTACAAGCTCATAAGATGTTGATGTATTGTGAGTGATGACTCCAGATGTACAGTATTATTGATATATTATGTTACACAGATGGTGATGTGATCCTGGAGAGTCCTGTCCATCCTGTGACTGAAGGAGACACTCTGACTCTGACCTGTAC is part of the Oncorhynchus masou masou isolate Uvic2021 unplaced genomic scaffold, UVic_Omas_1.1 unplaced_scaffold_2560, whole genome shotgun sequence genome and encodes:
- the LOC135533652 gene encoding low affinity immunoglobulin gamma Fc region receptor II-c-like — protein: IVSLLVVVVVVVLVVVILSLKPIDIPTDYQPSTTLTSDKESIFTGDSVTLSCTVESPGWKFYWYRHRPDSTPVTTTSGYSYTLSRVSVSDGGQYWCRAGRGDPVYYTLYSDPVQINVTDGDVILESPVHPVTEGDTLTLTCTFRHQGTNPKLKTDFYKDGTLIKNETTGEMTIPTVSKSDEGFYKCTSDEGESPESWVTVRVPPGSVVSISSTRLLCGLLVVSPFLLVSIVLTVKCCRARGLCSTVKSPQDHIPCDDVIEQNESSV